In Lagopus muta isolate bLagMut1 chromosome 6, bLagMut1 primary, whole genome shotgun sequence, one DNA window encodes the following:
- the LOC125694837 gene encoding inositol 1,4,5-trisphosphate receptor-interacting protein-like 1 isoform X2: MTALVVIMALAFFFALLAQRIPLVGDLDVDTLDRMQQREVYLQEQMTKLLLEMEEKNMALSMGTQALLRCFVFCLPILLYLFMWMICSKFYRAEDTGDESSSSEKEQEEEEEEEEEEEDDGVFSLDVFWTVRSHQEDCELMYSLMRGVMDICQSMVSDTFYPVPERLIKVGSTFEGWCPVRNVPVFSLLVPLLPPRGHTFHLDLGTTGEVPATDSRIRVELECTCEREQEMRMLCFLHTPAKELKSQQPSLLHSLCTTSYLDAEKTARCFQELIKNAWQRMQVSEFTMEIDTVKSRRSCRLHVRDVNKRIFYVEFVFGVQQDDTDIFLSSHEIVFRHTPSTVWPQSCVVAEKKFLQYVANHPRGGKFYLRYLQLCGYLMASLKFTIYDMKTVIMHLLNTIPLQRWHGRNFLLRMDDILNYLCCCVEEKRLDHFIVGNNSLPKEIILPKEFRASPPLNMFQHLEEEPDKYERAQHDLEELHDRLTTTLLYGR, translated from the coding sequence ATCATGGCTTTGGCGTTTTTCTTCGCCTTGTTGGCGCAGAGAATACCATTAGTTGGTGATTTGGATGTGGACACGCTCGACCGCATGCAGCAGCGTGAGGTGTATCTGCAAGAGCAGAtgacaaagctgctgctggagatggaaGAGAAGAACATGGCGCTGAGCATGGGCACTCAAGCCCTGCTTcgctgctttgttttttgtcttcccATCCTTCTGTATTTGTTCATGTGGATGATCTGTTCAAAGTTCTATAGAGCTGAAGACACCGGTGATGAGAGCTCCAGCAGtgagaaggagcaggaggaggaggaggaggaggaggaggaggaggaggatgacgGTGTCTTTTCTCTCGATGTGTTCTGGACAGTCCGAAGCCATCAAGAGGACTGTGAACTGATGTACTCGCTGATGCGTGGCGTCATGGATATATGCCAAAGTATGGTATCAGATACTTTCTATCCAGTGCCAGAGCGTCTCATCAAGGTGGGCAGTACCTTCGAAGGCTGGTGTCCCGTTAGAAACGTACCTGTCTTCAGCCTGCTTGTGCCCCTGTTGCCCCCCCGTGGGCACACTTTCCACCTGGATCTGGGCACCACAGGGGAGGTACCAGCAACGGACTCCCGTATCCGTGTAGAGCTGGAATGCACGTGCGAGAGGGAGCAGGAGATGCGCATGCTGTGCTTCCTCCACACCCCCGCCAAAGAGCTGAAAAGTCAGCAGCCCAGCCTcctgcacagcctctgcacTACGTCCTACTTAGACGCGGAGAAGACTGCCCGCTGCTTCCAGGAGCTGATCAAAAACGCCTGGCAACGCATGCAAGTCTCAGAGTTCACCATGGAGATAGACACGGTGAAGTCCAGGCGCTCCTGCAGGCTTCATGTGAGAGATGTCAACAAAAGAATCTTCTACGTTGAGTTTGTGTTTGGCGTCCAGCAGGATGATACGGACATCTTTCTGAGCAGCCATGAGATAGTGTTTCGTCATACCCCCAGCACGGTCTGGCCACAGAGCTGTGTTGTGGCAGAGAAAAAGTTCTTGCAGTATGTAGCCAACCACCCCCGGGGGGGCAAATTCTACCTCAGATATCTGCAACTGTGTGGCTATCTCATGGCGAGCCTCAAGTTTACCATCTATGACATGAAGACAGTGATCATGCACCTCCTGAATACCATTCCTTTGCAAAGGTGGCACGGGAGGAATTTCCTGCTGCGGATGGATGACATCTTGAACTACCTGTGCTGCTGCGTGGAGGAGAAACGCCTGGACCACTTCATCGTAGGAAACAACTCGTTGCCTAAGGAGATTATCTTGCCAAAAGAGTTCCGAGCTTCCCCACCGCTCAACATGTTCCAGCACCTGGAGGAGGAACCGGACAAATACGAGCGGGCGCAGCACGATTTGGAGGAGCTGCACGATCGGTTGACAACCACGCTGCTCTATGGGAGATGA
- the LOC125694837 gene encoding inositol 1,4,5-trisphosphate receptor-interacting protein-like 1 isoform X3, with protein sequence MIMALAFFFALLAQRIPLVGDLDVDTLDRMQQREVYLQEQMTKLLLEMEEKNMALSMGTQALLRCFVFCLPILLYLFMWMICSKFYRAEDTGDESSSSEKEQEEEEEEEEEEEDDGVFSLDVFWTVRSHQEDCELMYSLMRGVMDICQSMVSDTFYPVPERLIKVGSTFEGWCPVRNVPVFSLLVPLLPPRGHTFHLDLGTTGEVPATDSRIRVELECTCEREQEMRMLCFLHTPAKELKSQQPSLLHSLCTTSYLDAEKTARCFQELIKNAWQRMQVSEFTMEIDTVKSRRSCRLHVRDVNKRIFYVEFVFGVQQDDTDIFLSSHEIVFRHTPSTVWPQSCVVAEKKFLQYVANHPRGGKFYLRYLQLCGYLMASLKFTIYDMKTVIMHLLNTIPLQRWHGRNFLLRMDDILNYLCCCVEEKRLDHFIVGNNSLPKEIILPKEFRASPPLNMFQHLEEEPDKYERAQHDLEELHDRLTTTLLYGR encoded by the coding sequence ATCATGGCTTTGGCGTTTTTCTTCGCCTTGTTGGCGCAGAGAATACCATTAGTTGGTGATTTGGATGTGGACACGCTCGACCGCATGCAGCAGCGTGAGGTGTATCTGCAAGAGCAGAtgacaaagctgctgctggagatggaaGAGAAGAACATGGCGCTGAGCATGGGCACTCAAGCCCTGCTTcgctgctttgttttttgtcttcccATCCTTCTGTATTTGTTCATGTGGATGATCTGTTCAAAGTTCTATAGAGCTGAAGACACCGGTGATGAGAGCTCCAGCAGtgagaaggagcaggaggaggaggaggaggaggaggaggaggaggaggatgacgGTGTCTTTTCTCTCGATGTGTTCTGGACAGTCCGAAGCCATCAAGAGGACTGTGAACTGATGTACTCGCTGATGCGTGGCGTCATGGATATATGCCAAAGTATGGTATCAGATACTTTCTATCCAGTGCCAGAGCGTCTCATCAAGGTGGGCAGTACCTTCGAAGGCTGGTGTCCCGTTAGAAACGTACCTGTCTTCAGCCTGCTTGTGCCCCTGTTGCCCCCCCGTGGGCACACTTTCCACCTGGATCTGGGCACCACAGGGGAGGTACCAGCAACGGACTCCCGTATCCGTGTAGAGCTGGAATGCACGTGCGAGAGGGAGCAGGAGATGCGCATGCTGTGCTTCCTCCACACCCCCGCCAAAGAGCTGAAAAGTCAGCAGCCCAGCCTcctgcacagcctctgcacTACGTCCTACTTAGACGCGGAGAAGACTGCCCGCTGCTTCCAGGAGCTGATCAAAAACGCCTGGCAACGCATGCAAGTCTCAGAGTTCACCATGGAGATAGACACGGTGAAGTCCAGGCGCTCCTGCAGGCTTCATGTGAGAGATGTCAACAAAAGAATCTTCTACGTTGAGTTTGTGTTTGGCGTCCAGCAGGATGATACGGACATCTTTCTGAGCAGCCATGAGATAGTGTTTCGTCATACCCCCAGCACGGTCTGGCCACAGAGCTGTGTTGTGGCAGAGAAAAAGTTCTTGCAGTATGTAGCCAACCACCCCCGGGGGGGCAAATTCTACCTCAGATATCTGCAACTGTGTGGCTATCTCATGGCGAGCCTCAAGTTTACCATCTATGACATGAAGACAGTGATCATGCACCTCCTGAATACCATTCCTTTGCAAAGGTGGCACGGGAGGAATTTCCTGCTGCGGATGGATGACATCTTGAACTACCTGTGCTGCTGCGTGGAGGAGAAACGCCTGGACCACTTCATCGTAGGAAACAACTCGTTGCCTAAGGAGATTATCTTGCCAAAAGAGTTCCGAGCTTCCCCACCGCTCAACATGTTCCAGCACCTGGAGGAGGAACCGGACAAATACGAGCGGGCGCAGCACGATTTGGAGGAGCTGCACGATCGGTTGACAACCACGCTGCTCTATGGGAGATGA
- the LOC125694837 gene encoding inositol 1,4,5-trisphosphate receptor-interacting protein-like 1 isoform X1 — protein MELHTNLLKQKVVLELQLEASLHIMALAFFFALLAQRIPLVGDLDVDTLDRMQQREVYLQEQMTKLLLEMEEKNMALSMGTQALLRCFVFCLPILLYLFMWMICSKFYRAEDTGDESSSSEKEQEEEEEEEEEEEDDGVFSLDVFWTVRSHQEDCELMYSLMRGVMDICQSMVSDTFYPVPERLIKVGSTFEGWCPVRNVPVFSLLVPLLPPRGHTFHLDLGTTGEVPATDSRIRVELECTCEREQEMRMLCFLHTPAKELKSQQPSLLHSLCTTSYLDAEKTARCFQELIKNAWQRMQVSEFTMEIDTVKSRRSCRLHVRDVNKRIFYVEFVFGVQQDDTDIFLSSHEIVFRHTPSTVWPQSCVVAEKKFLQYVANHPRGGKFYLRYLQLCGYLMASLKFTIYDMKTVIMHLLNTIPLQRWHGRNFLLRMDDILNYLCCCVEEKRLDHFIVGNNSLPKEIILPKEFRASPPLNMFQHLEEEPDKYERAQHDLEELHDRLTTTLLYGR, from the coding sequence ATCATGGCTTTGGCGTTTTTCTTCGCCTTGTTGGCGCAGAGAATACCATTAGTTGGTGATTTGGATGTGGACACGCTCGACCGCATGCAGCAGCGTGAGGTGTATCTGCAAGAGCAGAtgacaaagctgctgctggagatggaaGAGAAGAACATGGCGCTGAGCATGGGCACTCAAGCCCTGCTTcgctgctttgttttttgtcttcccATCCTTCTGTATTTGTTCATGTGGATGATCTGTTCAAAGTTCTATAGAGCTGAAGACACCGGTGATGAGAGCTCCAGCAGtgagaaggagcaggaggaggaggaggaggaggaggaggaggaggaggatgacgGTGTCTTTTCTCTCGATGTGTTCTGGACAGTCCGAAGCCATCAAGAGGACTGTGAACTGATGTACTCGCTGATGCGTGGCGTCATGGATATATGCCAAAGTATGGTATCAGATACTTTCTATCCAGTGCCAGAGCGTCTCATCAAGGTGGGCAGTACCTTCGAAGGCTGGTGTCCCGTTAGAAACGTACCTGTCTTCAGCCTGCTTGTGCCCCTGTTGCCCCCCCGTGGGCACACTTTCCACCTGGATCTGGGCACCACAGGGGAGGTACCAGCAACGGACTCCCGTATCCGTGTAGAGCTGGAATGCACGTGCGAGAGGGAGCAGGAGATGCGCATGCTGTGCTTCCTCCACACCCCCGCCAAAGAGCTGAAAAGTCAGCAGCCCAGCCTcctgcacagcctctgcacTACGTCCTACTTAGACGCGGAGAAGACTGCCCGCTGCTTCCAGGAGCTGATCAAAAACGCCTGGCAACGCATGCAAGTCTCAGAGTTCACCATGGAGATAGACACGGTGAAGTCCAGGCGCTCCTGCAGGCTTCATGTGAGAGATGTCAACAAAAGAATCTTCTACGTTGAGTTTGTGTTTGGCGTCCAGCAGGATGATACGGACATCTTTCTGAGCAGCCATGAGATAGTGTTTCGTCATACCCCCAGCACGGTCTGGCCACAGAGCTGTGTTGTGGCAGAGAAAAAGTTCTTGCAGTATGTAGCCAACCACCCCCGGGGGGGCAAATTCTACCTCAGATATCTGCAACTGTGTGGCTATCTCATGGCGAGCCTCAAGTTTACCATCTATGACATGAAGACAGTGATCATGCACCTCCTGAATACCATTCCTTTGCAAAGGTGGCACGGGAGGAATTTCCTGCTGCGGATGGATGACATCTTGAACTACCTGTGCTGCTGCGTGGAGGAGAAACGCCTGGACCACTTCATCGTAGGAAACAACTCGTTGCCTAAGGAGATTATCTTGCCAAAAGAGTTCCGAGCTTCCCCACCGCTCAACATGTTCCAGCACCTGGAGGAGGAACCGGACAAATACGAGCGGGCGCAGCACGATTTGGAGGAGCTGCACGATCGGTTGACAACCACGCTGCTCTATGGGAGATGA
- the LOC125694839 gene encoding inositol 1,4,5-trisphosphate receptor-interacting protein-like 1, whose amino-acid sequence MALAFFFALLAQRIPLVGDLDVDTLDRMQQREVYLQEQMTKLLLETEEKNMALSMGTQALLRCFVFCLPILLYLFMWMIYSKFYRAEDTGDESSSSEKEQEEEEEEEEEEEDDGVFSLDVFWTVRSHQEDCELMYSLMRGVMDICQSMVSDTFYPVPERLIKVGSTFEGWCPVRNVPVFSLLVPLLPPRGHTFHLDLGTTGEVPATDSRIRVELECTCEREQEMRMLCFLHTPAKELKSQQPSLLHSLCTTSYLDAEKTARCFQELIKNAWQRMQVSEFTMEIDTVKSRRSCRLHVRDVNKRIFYVEFVFGVQQDDTDIFLSSHEIVFRHTPSTVWPQSCVVAEKKFLQYVANHPRGGKFYLRYLQLCGYLMASLKFTIYDMKTVIMHLLNTIPLQRWHGRSFLLRMDDILNYLCCCVEEKRLDHFIVGNNSLPKEIILPKEFRASPPLNMFQHLEEEPDKYERAQHDLEELHDRLTTTLLYGR is encoded by the coding sequence ATGGCTTTGGCGTTTTTCTTCGCCTTGTTGGCGCAGAGAATACCATTAGTTGGTGATTTGGATGTGGACACGCTTGACCGCATGCAGCAGCGTGAGGTGTATCTGCAAGAGCAGAtgacaaagctgctgctggagacagaagagaagaacatgGCGCTGAGCATGGGCACTCAAGCCCTGCTTcgctgctttgttttttgtcttcccATCCTTCTGTATTTGTTCATGTGGATGATCTATTCAAAGTTCTATAGAGCTGAAGACACCGGTGATGAGAGCTCCAGCAGtgagaaggagcaggaggaggaggaggaggaggaggaggaggaggaggatgacgGTGTCTTTTCTCTCGATGTGTTCTGGACAGTCCGAAGCCATCAAGAGGACTGTGAACTGATGTACTCGCTGATGCGTGGCGTCATGGATATATGCCAAAGTATGGTATCAGATACTTTCTATCCAGTGCCAGAGCGTCTCATCAAGGTGGGCAGTACCTTCGAAGGCTGGTGTCCCGTTAGAAACGTACCTGTCTTCAGCCTGCTTGTGCCCCTGTTGCCCCCCCGTGGGCACACTTTCCACCTGGATCTGGGCACCACAGGGGAGGTACCAGCAACGGACTCCCGTATCCGTGTAGAGCTGGAATGCACGTGCGAGAGGGAGCAGGAGATGCGCATGCTGTGCTTCCTCCACACCCCCGCCAAAGAGCTGAAAAGTCAGCAGCCCAGCCTcctgcacagcctctgcacTACGTCCTACTTAGACGCGGAGAAGACTGCCCGCTGCTTCCAGGAGCTGATCAAAAACGCCTGGCAACGCATGCAAGTCTCAGAGTTCACCATGGAGATAGACACGGTGAAGTCCAGGCGCTCCTGCAGGCTTCATGTGAGAGATGTCAACAAAAGAATCTTCTACGTTGAGTTTGTGTTTGGCGTCCAGCAGGATGATACAGACATCTTTCTGAGCAGCCATGAGATAGTGTTTCGTCATACCCCCAGCACGGTCTGGCCACAGAGCTGTGTTGTGGCAGAGAAAAAGTTCTTGCAGTATGTAGCCAACCACCCCCGGGGGGGCAAATTCTACCTCAGATATCTGCAACTGTGTGGCTATCTCATGGCGAGCCTCAAGTTTACCATCTATGACATGAAGACAGTGATCATGCACCTCCTGAATACCATTCCTTTGCAAAGGTGGCACGGGAGGAGTTTCCTGCTGCGGATGGATGACATCTTGAACTACCTGTGCTGCTGCGTGGAGGAGAAACGCCTGGACCACTTCATCGTAGGAAACAACTCGTTGCCTAAGGAGATTATCTTGCCAAAAGAGTTCCGAGCTTCCCCACCGCTCAACATGTTCCAGCACCTGGAGGAGGAACCGGACAAATACGAGCGGGCGCAGCACGATTTGGAGGAGCTGCATGATCGGTTGACAACCACGCTGCTCTATGGGAGATGA